In the Arachis stenosperma cultivar V10309 chromosome 8, arast.V10309.gnm1.PFL2, whole genome shotgun sequence genome, AAACTTGTCATTTACAAACTCAAAATTAAAGCAAATAAAACCAAGTCATTCTCATCATGTATAACGGATTAAGCTGAGTTATAGCTTGTATAACGGATCACAAGTAATTATGCCTAAAATCCAATTCACACAGTCTAAATGAGTTAAACTATGGAAGGAAGCAGTGGAAGCTAGGTATTCCACTTCCCCTAGAGTGAATGGCGTTTCTGGCGTAGGGAAGCCCGCGATAACCTTCCAACTAGAACTCAGCTTAATGAAAAGGGGCCGAATGGCTAACCAAGAGAAGATAGCCCCAGCAACTTGGGAAGCAAGTTATTCAGATATGTTTTCATTTTCGGAATTGACATAAAAGAATATAATAGGCTAATAAAACTGAAGGCTCCAAACATACGATGATGTACTTACTACTTTATCCAGTATTACATTCAGATTGGGAAAGCAATAGCTATATCCATATCATCCATTTGTAAAATAATTGTGTTTCCTTCCAAGCCCTAAAAATCTGCTACATAGTATAACAATAATGACTCCTTAGATACAAACAAGATAGGAACTAAAATGACTTAATGATACAAATGGATGACATAGAACATTAACCCTTAACCAGAGCTCCAACCTCTTGACCTACGGATAGAGTCTTTGTTCTCATATGCCATCGTTGTTGTCCCATTCGAAACTCTCTGGAAGCATACAGACAGTTAGTAAGCATAAATCAAAATTTGCAGCCAAGAAAACATAATAATCAACTAACATGATTGATCTTAAAACTTGTTAATAGCATAACTTAGATATGATTAGAGCATGAGAGTTTGCACAAGAGTGGTAGTATAGTAGGTAACAAATAAGAGCAGTTCATACAAACCTTAAGACATTGAGCGTTTCTTATATCACAAATAGGATAATCCTGAGGGCAACAATGGCTATTGTCCTTACAGCACACAGCAGAGTCTAACCCACAGCATTTGTATGATAAGCACAACCCAAGAACACGCCACGAGCAGCAACAGGTTTCCGCTGCTGGACAGTAAGTAAACAGATTACATTTTGTAGGACCTGGTGGTGGCGGAGGAGGAGGATTAGGCGTCGTCTTAGTTGGATACGAAGCTAGCATGTTGATGCCGCATATCCCTTGAGAACCGTTGTTTCGCACCATGTGTATGTAACCATTCATTCCCCATGATGTTCCCCACGAGTTCTTAACAATCCAATAATCTACTCCGTTCTCTGAACCATACCCTACAATCAACACTGCATGATCCAAAGCAGTTGAACATGGTCCGGTGAAGATACCCTATtgcagaaaacaaaaaaatgatcAACATTTAATTACGCAATTtttaacaaaacaaaattatacaTTGTTGAGCAACAAGACCAACCTGAGAGTATAACTGAAAAGCCCTAGCACTGCCACATATGCCTACACTTACAGGCTGGGTTGCAACAGCCTCTAGGAGCTTCTTCTCATTACTTGGGAGCACATCAGTATAACCATCAATTGTAACAACACGCCTCTTCATCTATTCATCAATAtcaattgaaagaaaaaaaatagttgcAATCACAACTTTGAGAGGCTACCAAGCACAATCAACAGTTCAACATTTAAGCGAGTAAATACCTTGTTCTTGTTGCAAGCGGCATCATGAGCAAGGAATGGATAATCGCTCTCAGTGTCGATTCCGTGGTTATCAATCACAAATTGATAAGCATAGTCCATGAGACCACCTTCACAGCCGCTGTTGTATTTTTTATCACAATCAACCAGTTCTTGTTCAGAAAGGCTTTCAAGGGTCCCTGTCACAATCTTATTTATACCTTCAATAGCTCCTGTTGCAGAGAACGCCCAACAAGCCCCTACATAATAGTAATATATACTCATCACTCAATCTCTCAAACATATATATAAGTCTGCATAGTACTAAAAAAGAGCGAGGGaaaagcttttcctttcccCCAAAAGCTgtaaattttattcctttggaaTAAAGCAAAACTAAAAGGACAAGTCTTTGTTTGATGGTGATAGTGAAGTAAGATTCAAAAGATAGTGAATCCACAGGAAAgcatgaattgaaagaaaaatgagGTAGTGTACCGCAGCTTCCTTGGTTTTTGACGGGAGTAACCGCCCCTTCATTTCTCCAATCAATTGAAGAAGGAACCTGACGGAGGATATTATTGTCATTGTCATTGTCATTGTGATAGAGGGGCTGGTGATCTTGACGATTCTTGAATCTGAGGAAGGAAGAGGAAAGAGCGCCAAGATGAGAGGCCTTGAATTCTTGGTGAGTAAGATCGGCGAAGGCGTTGAGGGAGAGGGTATAAGGGGAATTAGCCATCTGGTTGTGACGCTGGACATAGTCATAGTTGTCCAGGAAGACCTTGAGGCGGTAGCTTCTCTCTTCGTCGGAGGAGTATGTCTTGCCGTGGTGGTCACACCAGCTCCGGAATAGTTGGGAAGTGTCGGAGGAAGAAGCAGAGACGAGAGTGACGAAGAAGAACAtaagaagaagggagaagatGTGCGAAGCCATGGTTTCACGAAAAAATAGGGGCAAAAGGACCATAGGCATATTATAAGCCTGCTTCTTAACTCTGACCTGACCTTTGTAAACCAATCACAAAAATGAGAAATGAATGAAAGATCCACTCTCAGTCCAGCAACTTCCCCAAATTCAAGTTTTTTCTTCCACCGTTCGATGTCCCAGACAAACAATCACCCAatccaattttatagaattttaaccatttattaatttttgagaaaaggaaaaagaaaccAAGTATGCTTAGTTGCTTATTATAAGTTAGGGTAAAAAAATTGTTCGATCCTATTTTTTTTCGTGAAATATagcatattttaattatttttaaattttagttaggtctttatctattaaaaaaatagatagtTCAATTGTATTAGCGGTTTATAAATATATGTCTGTTATACATACAAGCTTTTTTGACTTGCAAGTTATAcaagttgtccaaactcaacaaaatGACGCGCACCCACACTCTCCACACTCTCCACACTCGAACATAAAAATCACGTATGTTATTCAACTATTTCACTTTTTCAAAGCACACTCATAATGAAAcactcttcctcaatcaatacACAAACCCTCGGGATTCAAGCcacgttaaaaaaaaaaaagctctGAAGAAACCGTCCAAGTCGTCGCAAAAAgtagaagaaatcaagaaggAAATATTCAAATCTCCAtaaaaaacaccaaaaagaAGGAACAAACAGCATTCAAGGTACTGTTTCGTTTTTCTTCTAGGTTTTTCACATTTCTGTTTCTGATTTCAAAATTGAAGTACTATATCGTGGTATTTTTCTCTCTATTTCACTGTTTTTGGTTTAGATCTCATATTACTGTTCTAATGAAACTGTTCAAGTTGTTTACGCTATTTTATGTAGTTCTAGTGAAATGATATTTGGGTGTATACATATAAACTCTGTTTTGTGAATATTTGGATGTCTTTTAAGTAGGTTTGTATACATATAAACTGTGTATGGAGCATTTCTGGGTTTATATGTCAGTATGGAATGTGACTGGTGCTTCTAGTGGCATTTTGAACTTAAATATCATTCTGAACTCGTTTAATTTATGATTTTACTTGTTTGGTTGAGTTGAATATGATTTTGAACTCATTTAATTTCGTTTAATTGTAAAAACAAAATGTGTATAGGACTGGATTTGGGTATTTGTGGCTGGTATTTGGGTGCACGTGACTGGTTTTAGGTGTATGACTTTGGTATTCAGGTgcctttttttatcttttgacagtatttcttttttcttgcaGTAAAAATGACAACTAAAAATCAAGGTGGAAAAAAATACAACATAAGTGAATATATACATATCTTATAACAAGTCAATTTTTCCTAATACAAATATAGGTTAtttaaataattctaattttgctttgtttacaGCAAATCAAAGACTTAAAGTGTGTCACCAGACTACTTagcaaaaaatttgaaaagatgatcGAACCGAAGAAAGCGATTGTTCGTGAATTAGGATTTGGGGGACTCATGCACATCCCGCCAATGAATGTGCCTCACAAACTATTAAAGTAGTTGGCTAACTCCTTTAAATTGGGGAAAAATACACTCGAAACAAGCTATAGTTCCTTTAAGGTTAAACCCAAAACAATAGGGGATGTCCTTGACCTCAATGCATCAGGTAACAGATTACAGATGTATGTGAGTGATATTTGAGTGCATATGAGTGATATTTGGGTGCATGTGGGTGATATTTGGGTGCACATGAGTGATATTTGGGTGCATTTCaagtaataaattattttctattttgtaggagatctattTCCTGATCAAGTGAGTTATAAGAATCTCTCTGAAGAGAACTAACTCATTTTTAGAAGGTTCTAGGGCAAGACTCTAAAGCAGCTGACCGATGAGATGATGAGTATTAGTGTTGAAAGTGAATAAGATCGGCTGATGTTTAAGAGGATTTTTATCCTCTATATTCAAATGACGTTCTTGTTGCCAAGTACAATAACCAAAGTATCTCCCGTGCAGATAGCTCCAATTTTTGAGATGGAAAAAATAACAGAGGGCAACTAGGGAGCCCATGTGCTGAATTTTATCATTAAAGGCATAACGAATTACCgtctgaaaaagaaaaaatcaatcGACGGGTGCCTTTATGTCTTGATGATAATCTATTTCCATCtcgcaaaaaaaaaagaaaaaaaaaggagaggaAAAAGCTGCAGTGCCATGGGTTAGCAACTGGAACAGAGAGCAGTTGGTTGCAAGAATTAGAGTAGAGATAGATGGCCATATGGTAAGCAAACAGAATACCTTCTCTAATTTGTATGTGTTTTATTTATGTAGAAGATGTAAACTAACATTTTTACTGTTTCAGGGCATCGTCAAGATGgcagaaataaaaaagaaattgaaagaaatgaaagaaaaagaaaagaaagaagaaaagagaaaaacgaaaaaaagaaacCAAGTTCTTTCTCTGAGAATGATTCATCAGAAACTGATGTTGATGTTTCCTCTGAGTTTGAGTCGGAAGAAGACTCAGAGGAACCTACGAGGAAACAACCCAAAAAGGGAGCCAAAAAGTAAGTAATATTTTTGGGTGCATTTTGTCAATTTTAGGGTGTTTTTCCCTAATAATTGTTTGCTTTCCAAAATGGAATCTAGAAAGAGGAAGCAGATTTTAGAGGATTTTGTCAAAAGTGAATCCACTGATGAGTAAGATTCTGAAATTATCATCACTTTCTTTCCTGTTTCTATCAAAATTAAATGTATTAACACAGGGTTTCTCATTTAATTTCAGGAGTGAAGAATCCTTGccaattaaaaaacaaaaaacaagcaaaaaaatACACACTGCGGCCAAAAAGTATGAACTACCTTCAATGGTATCTCATCATCAATATTGTTGTATTTGTctgattcataattttttattttcaggACGCAATCTAGAAAAAGAAAGCACGTAATTGAGGATTCGtcttcagaagaagaaaatCATTCCTAGGATGGGTAAGATACTTTCTAAACCTATCTTAAATTCTGTAATCAAAACTATATTTTGTTAACAAGTACTTTTAAATGTATTGTCAGAACTGAAATTGGAACTGAAATAATAGAAGGATTTTTAAGACAACATCAACAAGGATATGTTGAATTTGGGTGCATATTACCTTTTTTAAGGTGTTTTGGTTGCTGATTATTTATCTTCCGTTAATTGatagaattttgatatcctgaaTAGTATTATTTACTGAATGATATTTATTCTATAATTAGAATGCTATAGGTGAGCTTAGCAACCGAGATTGATCCTTTGTTTCAAGGACAAACGGAGCAAAGCAGTGTAAACAAATTTTCGGATTTcatgtaatttctttttcttatacCATTttctaaattctttttttaccatattcttctaattctgtatatattttttttagaagaaagagccctttaaaattttattcaaaaaaaaggcagaaaaaaaacaaaaatctgCAAGTATGTAAGTTCTAAAAAAAAAGCATTTCGTGGTGCATTTGGTTATTATTTGGGTGCATTGTTATcttatttgggtgtatttcagGTTCATTCGGGGAAGAAGAATCGTTGAGTGACCCAGCTCAACAACAGATCATCGTTTTTCGAACATCCTCTCAACCGCTTGATATGTAAGTTTTATAACTAAATTTCAACCCTCTAATCTATTTTAAAAGGGTTTTCTTAACATTTAAATTTTGTCTTGTTTAGAGTTTCAATTCAACTATGCCTGCCTTCATCCCAGGCAACATCAGAAAGTCCTGTGCCACCATTTGAACCATCCCCACCAACAGAAAGGTATTTGGGTGCATTTCGTTATTGTTTGGGTATATTGTTATCTTATTTGGGTATATATCCTGAAAATTGAGctgaaattgatttttttataatctgATTCATTTTATTTAATCCCACAGCCCTCCAGAATCCCAAAAAGTTGATAAAAGCACACCAACAATGCCACCAGCTCCATCtaaaatgtaagttcatcaaaatagtaatttattttCGATATCATTCATTTATTCTTATTCCTATAGTACGATATATGTCAACACGCAGGGATTCAGCCCCTGAAACGACTGCTGCTGCACTATTGATGATGGCCAGGACAGCGTCCTATATACCTAAAGGATTACCATTGCAATCATTCATCCTTGACTTGACTAATTTAAGCCAAGAAGAAACACAGACCCAAGAGGGTGTTGGGCAAGCAAAAGCTCAGGTGGTAAAAAGTCCAGAAACCACAATACTATAGAAGAATTAGATGTGCTGGTGGAAAAGATTGCAAAGAGTGGAGAAAAGAAAACACCAGAATTCCCAGAAGGTAAAACCCCGCCAACTGAAAAGCAAATCGTGGGCCAGATTTTTGACAAATTTGAAACTCCTGTGAGGAGAAATTTAATATCGGCcgaaatgaaagaaaaatgctACCTCTGGGCGACACGTATCAGGACATACGCGGACGACAGTATTGATGAGTATGATTCACTTTCCACACTGAACGCGCAACAACCGTTGGTGCTGTCAAGAGTCCACTTTGCATCCTTAAAAGCTACTTCATATATTGAAACTGACGTAAGATTAGAACAAGATTAATGATTATGTTATGACATGTGACTGCAATATTGATTGATGTAATTAATTTAGCTGTTTTATTTTTCTAGATTGTCACTGTCATGTGCCTGATTCTCAACCAACAGAATATTAAAAGATTCCAAGAAGAAATTTACTGTTTCCCACCTAATATTGTGGTAAGGtgtaatatattaaaatttggGTGCATTTTGTTATCTTTTGGGTGcgttaaaagatttttttgggTGTTTCACAAATGCTGCAGAACATAGCGATTGGAAATCATCCAAATGGGGAGTTCTTACAGTCAAAATCCAAAAAGCCATTTAATATTGAAGACTACCCAATTTTTATACCCTTTTTGGACCGGAAAAAATTAGCATCACATCCATATGTAAGTTTTCATTTCCAAAACTTCTTATCACAATTCTTTGATTATctataaattaaactaaaacatTATTCAATGTGGAGATGTTTCAGATTTTTGCACCTGTTTGCTATTCAAATCATTGGTGGATATGGGTGGCTGAtgtaagaaagaaaaaattttatatacttgACCCCTATCACAAGACGTGTCTCTCAAAGGCAGAATGAAgctaaataaatttattgtaaGTTGGTTATGTTTTTTGCGTTTTAAAATTTAGGTGCATTTCAATTCAAAGTAAGGTGTATATTGTTATCCTTTAGGTTTATTGATTTATTAGACTTATTCCTTCTTATATTCggctttgttttttgtttttaagggTATGTGATTTCGAGAATTAGGGTATATGCCGAGGACACCtctcaagagaaaagattgtgAAATTGAGCCTCTTTACATTGACATTTCAGACAAAAAAACAGAGTACAATTTTTTCACTCTGAAAATTTGTGTTTTTAATTGCTGTCCTAttttaatttgctaaattatttttggttttcaGTTATGATTGTGCTATTTATATCATGAAATAGCTTGAAATAATCGAGGCTCAAAATGTTAAAAAGGAGAAGTATGAGTGGGATAATTGGActcaaataattatatttaaaactATATAACTCTCTATTACTTTTCTAAATTAACatatttaattcaaataatattcaTTCAAACTATAGGCGGAGGTCGACCACTTCAGCGTTGAATTTGCTTCCTAAATTCTTTTTCATGACATGAATCGTGATAGAGATGTAGCGATCAAGAGAAGTGAAACAATAAGATTGTCGAAGCCATCTAAAACTTTGTTGAGCCCATATTGTCAAGTAGATTCTTATGATATTGAAAGTGACAGTGATTGACTTCAGTTTTATGTAgttttgaaatattttgaacACTTGTAAATTGTGTGAATATATAATTCATTTGTATGGTGTTGCTACGGTGTAGAATGGCAAATTTTTCTACATGTATAGAAGTCACTTGTCAAGTAGAAGAATGTGCACGTAACGCTAGGAGCAAAAGATGCTGAGCAATGGGACCCACACCTGCATTGAGATTTGTACTTGCAAAAGACAAGGACTGTGTTTTTGCAGTCAGTTTAGTTAGGTAAGAATTGGtgtttatattaattattatcagTGTCATGGTTGGGCTCATTGGCTTATGATTGTGGACGTGGGCATTTGATAATGCAATTTTTGGATGAAGTATTTTCGTTGTATGCAGCTTAAATACAAAAACACGTTATGCATGGGTTTTAAAAAGAGGGCTCTTGTAATTGATTTAGagaagctaacattgaagtggtTTTTTGTTGTAATGATTGAGGAATGATGGTCACGTAAAgccaaaaaaaaagaatggGATAAAAAATGAACCAGCATAAATACCTTgtcagaaaaataaaaaagaaaaataacattggcataaatattatttatatttgaaattattccttttagaaaaattgaaagaaaataagtgTTTGTAATGTAATTATGAacattttgaaattaaaaattagtattAAGAGAATATTTTAATGGAAGTGACGTGTCGATTCCTCATGAATCTATTTTCTCGCCAAACTGTATgtactattttcttttctaagtttattttataaaaatatttttattataattatactataattaacatataagtaataatgcataattatactaatttaaaaaaatatctctattataattatacaaaattaatatttaatacattatttAACTAATTATCAATCGaatatatttttaactattttaataataataataataataataataataataatatgatatgaTAATTATATGACAATGACACCAGttattatcttttaatcattttaattatattgatataaTTCTAATTCTTATTCATTATCCAATGATTTTATTAATGACAAGTTATTACTTTAATGGTGatctatttattttttggtgactaatGGTGATCTATTTatgttaataaattattattattattattattattattattattatattgtgAGTGAATGGACTGCTAGGACTGTTATTGATTTTGAGTAAAGGGACAataggatttttttttctcctaGGTTAAATTTGTTTCAAAAGACGtggctttatttgtttttatggGCCTCCTATTAAGCCTAATTTAGGGAaggaatttaatttttttcacagTCACAATTTACGCTCTTCcaacaaaaaattttgtataaaaaattattttttaattttagttattagtGCTTTGTCATAGCTTTCATTAAAGCTTGATCACAAAAATATGTGGGGCCTACTTTTTTTCAAATCACAACTTTTTACAGTTTTCATAAAGTTGTTCCTCGACACACATTTCTATATTTTCCAGCTGCCCTATTTCTATACATGTCACGTGATTTCTATACATAAAGAAGGAATAACATATCTACACACTAACAAAATCTCCATTTGtattataaaatttgtttgCATAAATAAACTGTCTGTGTTGTATTCAAAAGATGTAAATTGCAGgtacaaagaaaataaaagaaaacaacactAAATCAATTAATACATCCAATTACTTTAATTATGCATTCAAATATAATCCATATACATTCAAATATGTACTCTAAActcctaaactctaaacccttaaaccctaaatcttaaaccctaaacccctaaaccctaaatcataaatcctaaaccactaaacccttaaaccctaaaccctaaactctataCCCTAAACCTTAATTATGCACCCAAATATAACCCGTATAAACCCAAATATATATCCTAAATAcctaaacccctaaaccctaaacccctaaacccaaaaccctaaatcctaaaacctaaaccttaaatcctaaaccctaaatcttaATTAAGTACCCAAATATAACCTGTATAAACCTAACTATATACCCTAAATACCTAAacccctaaatcctaaatcctaaaccttaaaccctaaaacctaaaccctaaatcctaaaccttaaacccctaaaccctaaaccctaaaaccctaaaccataaattctaaaccctaaaaccctaaccataaaaactaaacaaaacaataaTTTGTAACATAAACAGCAACATCTGAAAATATATAAATGTAAAATGTCAAAcacaagaaaattcaaaaaaatacccaaaaaattgagctttacacccatattctgtaactatacacccaaaaaaCTATCCCCTGCTGCTGGTTTGCTGAACTGATAATTCATAACATGTCCATGatattggtttgaattttgacgCACCACCG is a window encoding:
- the LOC130944395 gene encoding cysteine proteinase COT44 isoform X3; this encodes MPMVLLPLFFRETMASHIFSLLLMFFFVTLVSASSSDTSQLFRSWCDHHGKTYSSDEERSYRLKVFLDNYDYVQRHNQMANSPYTLSLNAFADLTHQEFKASHLGALSSSFLRFKNRQDHQPLYHNDNDNDNNILRQVPSSIDWRNEGAVTPVKNQGSCGACWAFSATGAIEGINKIVTGTLESLSEQELVDCDKKYNSGCEGGLMDYAYQFVIDNHGIDTESDYPFLAHDAACNKNKMKRRVVTIDGYTDVLPSNEKKLLEAVATQPVSVGICGSARAFQLYSQGIFTGPCSTALDHAVLIVGYGSENGVDYWIVKNSWGTSWGMNGYIHMVRNNGSQGICGINMLASYPTKTTPNPPPPPPPGPTKCNLFTYCPAAETCCCSWRVLGLCLSYKCCGLDSAVCCKDNSHCCPQDYPICDIRNAQCLKRVSNGTTTMAYENKDSIRRSRDF
- the LOC130944395 gene encoding cysteine proteinase COT44 isoform X2, encoding MPMVLLPLFFRETMASHIFSLLLMFFFVTLVSASSSDTSQLFRSWCDHHGKTYSSDEERSYRLKVFLDNYDYVQRHNQMANSPYTLSLNAFADLTHQEFKASHLGALSSSFLRFKNRQDHQPLYHNDNDNDNNILRQVPSSIDWRNEGAVTPVKNQGSCGACWAFSATGAIEGINKIVTGTLESLSEQELVDCDKKYNSGCEGGLMDYAYQFVIDNHGIDTESDYPFLAHDAACNKNKMKRRVVTIDGYTDVLPSNEKKLLEAVATQPVSVGICGSARAFQLYSQGIFTGPCSTALDHAVLIVGYGSENGVDYWIVKNSWGTSWGMNGYIHMVRNNGSQGICGINMLASYPTKTTPNPPPPPPPGPTKCNLFTYCPAAETCCCSWRVLGLCLSYKCCGLDSAVCCKDNSHCCPQDYPICDIRNAQCLKRVSNGTTTMAYENKDSIRRSRGWSSG
- the LOC130944395 gene encoding cysteine proteinase COT44 isoform X1; protein product: MPMVLLPLFFRETMASHIFSLLLMFFFVTLVSASSSDTSQLFRSWCDHHGKTYSSDEERSYRLKVFLDNYDYVQRHNQMANSPYTLSLNAFADLTHQEFKASHLGALSSSFLRFKNRQDHQPLYHNDNDNDNNILRQVPSSIDWRNEGAVTPVKNQGSCGACWAFSATGAIEGINKIVTGTLESLSEQELVDCDKKYNSGCEGGLMDYAYQFVIDNHGIDTESDYPFLAHDAACNKNKMKRRVVTIDGYTDVLPSNEKKLLEAVATQPVSVGICGSARAFQLYSQGIFTGPCSTALDHAVLIVGYGSENGVDYWIVKNSWGTSWGMNGYIHMVRNNGSQGICGINMLASYPTKTTPNPPPPPPPGPTKCNLFTYCPAAETCCCSWRVLGLCLSYKCCGLDSAVCCKDNSHCCPQDYPICDIRNAQCLKRVSNGTTTMAYENKDSIRRSRGIYLGVIFLAKV